The window TCCGCTGGCGGACATCGAGGCCGCCCGGCGTCGCGTGGCCGGTACGGCGGTGCGCACCCCCTTGCTACGCCTCCACATCGATGCGCCGTGCACCCTGTGGCTGAAGCTGGAGAACCTGCAGCCGATCGGGTCGTTCAAGATCCGTGGCGCGGCGAACGCGATGGCCCTCGCGGATCCGGACGCGTTGGCGCGTGGTGTGTGGACCGCGAGCGCGGGCAACATGGCGCAAGGGGTCGCCTGGTGTGCCCGCGAGCGTGGGATCCCCTGCACGGTGGTCGTCCCCGATCATGCGCCCGCGGCGAAGGTGCAGGCGGTGGAGCGGCTCGGCGCGCGGGTGGTGCGCACACCCCACGAGGATTGGTGGCGCATTCTCGTGGAGCACGGTGCCCCCGGATACGATGGGGTGTTCATCCATCCGGTGAGCGAACGCGCGGTCATTGCGGGGAACGGGACCGTTGGCCTGGAGATCGTCGATGACCTTCCGGCCGTTGATGCCGTGGTCGTCCCGTATGGCGGGGGCGGGCTGGCCTGCGGCATCGCGTCGGCGCTGGCTGCGGTGGCGCCGCACGTGCCCGTGTTTGCGGCGGAAGTGGATACGGCGGCGCCGCTCGCGGC is drawn from Gemmatimonadota bacterium and contains these coding sequences:
- a CDS encoding pyridoxal-phosphate dependent enzyme; translated protein: MREPLPVPVPLADIEAARRRVAGTAVRTPLLRLHIDAPCTLWLKLENLQPIGSFKIRGAANAMALADPDALARGVWTASAGNMAQGVAWCARERGIPCTVVVPDHAPAAKVQAVERLGARVVRTPHEDWWRILVEHGAPGYDGVFIHPVSERAVIAGNGTVGLEIVDDLPAVDAVVVPYGGGGLACGIASALAAVAPHVPVFAAEVDTAAPLAAALRAGEPVPFDYQPSFVDGIGGRSVLAEMWPLARRLLTNSIVVTLDDVRDAVRVLLARGRVLAEGAGAAAVAAGRSGAAGSGNVVCVISGGNINLDTVAGFLAPPAAAIRP